In Gimesia benthica, a single window of DNA contains:
- a CDS encoding cytochrome c has translation MRFGLSRLSLLLLFPLFSLTGCEQPQVNFVFSEKTNELVPEAAKPVKEALVRQFGNPFELTQFEGLPTDFGDVEGSVKTVQASSGEEKLIRFQVEGLQDAYPKLLGLPLEWTSGKGQGQISRIKEYNYETGTIAVDKTADIDPQPGDTFLVECTRLQFGRDLYNRHCMHCHGMSGEGTGPTSRYLNPPPRDFRQGIYKYTSTKPTAKAQNADLERTVKEGIAGTYMPSFKLLTDDEVSAIVNYVVWLSIRGETEKKIVDELFFDYSKKVVAERTSEDGGESREDVMEELKEYMELDFPDTLEFATSSVAEAWEEANMEDAVVVPETPRVPDTPESRERGRKLYLGDKTKCATCHGPQGRGNGTATQDFWTNPATNEKYPNRGLHDIWGNQLPPRDLHRGIYRGGRRPIDVYRRMYSGIKGTPMPAFGGPLSDEELWDLVNYVMSLPYSSK, from the coding sequence GTGAGATTTGGGTTAAGTCGTCTAAGCTTGTTGCTCCTCTTTCCGTTGTTCAGTCTGACCGGGTGCGAACAGCCTCAGGTCAACTTCGTCTTTTCCGAAAAGACCAACGAACTCGTTCCGGAAGCCGCCAAACCGGTGAAAGAAGCATTGGTCAGACAGTTTGGCAATCCCTTTGAACTCACTCAGTTTGAAGGGCTCCCCACCGACTTCGGCGACGTTGAAGGCTCCGTCAAAACCGTCCAGGCCAGCTCCGGCGAAGAGAAGTTGATCCGCTTCCAGGTCGAAGGCCTGCAGGACGCCTACCCCAAGCTGCTCGGACTCCCCCTGGAATGGACCTCGGGCAAGGGGCAGGGACAGATCTCCCGCATCAAAGAATACAACTACGAAACCGGCACCATCGCCGTGGACAAGACCGCAGACATCGATCCCCAGCCCGGCGATACCTTCCTGGTGGAATGCACGCGGCTGCAGTTCGGTCGCGATCTCTACAACCGCCACTGCATGCACTGTCACGGCATGAGCGGTGAAGGCACAGGACCGACTTCGCGCTACCTCAATCCCCCACCCCGCGACTTCCGCCAGGGCATCTACAAATACACGTCGACCAAACCGACGGCCAAAGCACAGAACGCCGACCTGGAACGCACCGTCAAGGAAGGTATCGCGGGCACCTATATGCCCTCCTTCAAACTGCTCACCGATGATGAAGTCTCCGCCATCGTAAACTACGTCGTCTGGCTTTCCATCCGCGGAGAGACCGAAAAGAAAATCGTTGATGAACTCTTCTTCGACTATTCCAAGAAAGTGGTCGCTGAACGCACCAGCGAAGATGGCGGCGAATCTCGCGAAGACGTCATGGAAGAGCTCAAGGAATACATGGAACTCGACTTCCCGGATACGCTCGAATTCGCAACCTCGAGCGTCGCGGAAGCCTGGGAAGAAGCCAACATGGAGGACGCTGTGGTCGTGCCCGAAACGCCACGGGTTCCCGATACCCCCGAATCACGCGAACGGGGCCGCAAACTCTATCTCGGCGATAAAACCAAGTGCGCTACCTGCCACGGCCCTCAGGGACGCGGCAACGGAACGGCGACCCAGGACTTCTGGACCAATCCGGCCACGAATGAGAAATATCCCAACCGCGGACTGCACGACATCTGGGGCAACCAGTTACCGCCCCGCGATCTGCACCGTGGTATCTACCGGGGCGGACGTCGCCCGATCGACGTCTACCGCCGGATGTACTCCGGCATTAAGGGAACACCGATGCCGGCCTTCGGCGGGCCGCTTTCGGATGAAGAATTATGGGACCTGGTCAATTACGTGATGAGCCTGCCTTATTCCAGCAAATAA
- the coxB gene encoding cytochrome c oxidase subunit II: protein MGKGWCLFFLFWPVAAVVSCAMAPMVGWSFPYDNAQAASNLGIRIDGLFYLILFVTAVVFVGTQAVLVYALWRGSSNRDERATYTHGNHKLELIWSIIPGVILLFLALYQMNLWADFRIKKYFPEAAVKAPIAEVTARQFEWRFRYPAIGKELQPKPQSDDLYSVNELHVPFGKPVMIQLRSEDVQHSFFLPALRIKQDALPGLQIPVWFEANKEGVYDLVCAELCGWGHYKMKAHVIVESEADYQNYLKNLTQQQFYDGLGKIAANENDSESEATEK from the coding sequence GTGGGTAAAGGATGGTGTTTATTTTTTCTGTTCTGGCCAGTGGCGGCTGTCGTATCTTGTGCGATGGCTCCCATGGTGGGCTGGTCGTTTCCCTACGATAACGCCCAGGCAGCCAGTAACCTCGGAATCCGCATCGACGGGCTGTTCTACCTGATCCTGTTCGTGACCGCGGTCGTTTTCGTTGGTACACAGGCAGTACTCGTTTATGCTCTCTGGCGTGGTTCCAGTAATCGCGACGAACGGGCTACCTACACCCACGGCAACCACAAACTGGAACTGATCTGGTCCATCATCCCCGGTGTGATCCTGCTGTTCCTCGCCCTGTATCAGATGAACCTCTGGGCCGATTTCCGTATCAAGAAATACTTTCCCGAAGCAGCCGTCAAAGCACCGATCGCGGAAGTCACCGCGCGTCAGTTCGAATGGCGTTTCCGTTACCCCGCCATCGGCAAGGAACTGCAACCCAAACCGCAGTCCGACGATCTGTATTCCGTCAACGAACTGCACGTCCCCTTCGGCAAGCCGGTCATGATTCAGCTCCGCAGCGAAGACGTTCAGCACTCGTTCTTCCTGCCCGCCCTGCGAATCAAACAGGACGCCCTGCCCGGCCTGCAGATCCCGGTCTGGTTCGAAGCCAACAAAGAAGGCGTCTACGACCTGGTCTGTGCCGAACTCTGTGGCTGGGGGCACTACAAGATGAAAGCCCACGTGATCGTGGAATCAGAAGCAGACTACCAGAACTATCTGAAAAATCTCACCCAACAGCAGTTTTACGACGGGCTGGGCAAGATTGCCGCCAACGAGAATGATTCTGAGAGTGAGGCAACCGAGAAATGA
- a CDS encoding cytochrome c oxidase subunit I — MSVVHPSPTGLQPILKPQAHHAPGNFFTKYIFSTDHKIIAIQFLFTTLLMLIVGGALALAVRWQLAFPWESMPIVGPWLFSAEAGQISPEFYTMLFTMHATVMIFLVIIPILAGTFGNLLIPLMIGADDMAFPKLNMLSYWFIWPAIICFGMSFAYAGGPAAGWTAYPVLADLPQAAPGSGTAQTLWLLGVTFVGFSSMMGSINYMTTIINMRAPGMTFFRLPLTIWGLFITAILQAFALPVLTAGGFMQVTDRLLGTCFFYPSGLIINNADPTIGGGQPLLWQHLFWFYSHPAVYIMLLPVMGMISDMLSCMVRKPIFGYRPMIFSMSAIASLGFIVWGHHMFTSGMNPAVGMAFMVATMMIALPSAVKTFNWTATVWGGKVEFNTVTLNCIGFLSMFVVGGLSGIFMAAIPVDVYFHDTYFIVAHFHYVLFGATLFGVFAGIHFWFPKMFGRMMNEKLGKTHFLLTFIGANGTFFPMHFLGMQGMPRRYADPYLHGYLEHLLPMNQFMTISAILMGSAQILLFINIFYSMFFGPKAGRNPWNATTLEWTAPSPPPHGNFDEPPIVFHGPNEYAVHNGDKDFLLQTEKECEPPKPSDTEPENNTDNDQETSS; from the coding sequence ATGAGCGTTGTGCACCCATCCCCCACCGGCCTGCAACCGATCCTGAAGCCTCAGGCACATCATGCGCCCGGTAATTTCTTTACGAAGTATATCTTCTCCACCGACCACAAGATCATCGCCATTCAGTTCCTGTTCACAACACTGCTGATGCTGATCGTCGGGGGTGCCCTCGCGCTGGCCGTCCGCTGGCAGCTCGCCTTCCCCTGGGAATCGATGCCCATCGTCGGCCCCTGGCTCTTCTCCGCCGAAGCAGGACAGATCTCGCCTGAGTTCTACACCATGCTCTTCACGATGCATGCCACCGTGATGATCTTCCTCGTCATCATCCCGATCCTCGCCGGAACCTTCGGCAACCTGCTCATCCCGCTGATGATCGGTGCCGACGATATGGCGTTCCCCAAACTCAATATGCTCAGCTACTGGTTCATCTGGCCCGCCATTATCTGTTTCGGTATGAGCTTCGCCTACGCCGGTGGGCCGGCAGCAGGCTGGACCGCTTACCCGGTTCTGGCCGACCTCCCCCAGGCAGCCCCCGGATCCGGAACCGCTCAGACCCTCTGGCTGCTGGGCGTCACTTTTGTCGGCTTCTCATCCATGATGGGGTCGATCAACTACATGACCACCATCATCAACATGCGGGCCCCCGGCATGACGTTCTTCCGTCTGCCTCTGACCATCTGGGGTCTGTTCATCACCGCGATTCTGCAAGCCTTCGCTCTGCCCGTATTGACCGCAGGCGGCTTCATGCAGGTCACCGATCGTCTGCTGGGCACCTGTTTCTTCTACCCCTCGGGACTGATCATCAACAACGCTGATCCGACCATCGGCGGAGGACAGCCCCTGCTCTGGCAGCACCTGTTCTGGTTCTATTCGCACCCCGCCGTTTATATCATGTTACTCCCCGTGATGGGCATGATCTCGGATATGCTCAGCTGTATGGTCCGTAAGCCGATCTTCGGTTACCGACCGATGATCTTCTCCATGTCCGCGATCGCCAGCCTGGGCTTCATCGTCTGGGGACACCACATGTTTACCAGCGGTATGAACCCCGCCGTCGGGATGGCCTTCATGGTCGCCACTATGATGATCGCCCTCCCCTCTGCCGTGAAAACTTTCAACTGGACCGCCACCGTATGGGGCGGCAAAGTCGAATTCAATACCGTCACCCTCAACTGCATCGGCTTCCTGTCGATGTTCGTGGTCGGCGGTCTCAGCGGAATCTTCATGGCGGCAATCCCCGTGGACGTCTACTTCCACGATACCTACTTCATCGTGGCCCACTTCCACTATGTACTCTTTGGTGCCACGCTGTTCGGCGTCTTTGCGGGAATCCATTTCTGGTTCCCCAAAATGTTCGGACGCATGATGAACGAAAAACTGGGCAAAACCCACTTCCTGCTGACCTTCATCGGTGCCAACGGAACCTTCTTCCCGATGCACTTCCTGGGAATGCAGGGCATGCCCCGCCGCTATGCCGATCCCTATCTGCACGGCTACCTCGAACACCTGCTCCCCATGAACCAGTTCATGACCATCTCGGCCATCCTCATGGGGTCGGCCCAGATCCTGCTGTTCATCAATATTTTCTACAGCATGTTCTTCGGTCCCAAAGCCGGACGGAACCCCTGGAATGCAACCACCCTGGAATGGACCGCACCGTCACCACCGCCTCACGGCAACTTTGACGAACCGCCCATCGTCTTCCATGGGCCCAATGAATACGCCGTGCATAACGGCGACAAAGATTTCCTGCTGCAGACCGAGAAAGAGTGTGAACCACCCAAACCGTCTGACACAGAACCAGAGAACAACACTGACAACGATCAGGAAACTTCCAGTTAA
- a CDS encoding COX15/CtaA family protein translates to MNQQQYHPWLFRIALATTVATLPLMIMGGHVTTEGYGMAVDGWPGSDGQNMFTYPVFGLPTDKFFEHVHRLLGTLVGFLSIILVIVAFKVQPQKWIRKVAIAVLICVIIQGILGGTRVTENSVGLAMSHGLFAACVFTLMAFLTMATGKRWIENSNDPPELAPGYGRRLAITVPLVVLFQYFLGGFLSHFKVGLHPHMSFALVVLVFVIIEFRTARKTGIKWLKRPAMGMLHLGIFQIMLGIGAWLTRFGLPAAGIIGEPGSLQQSLFRTAHLITGILFLMTTTLYSVRVFRLHQLNKNRSSEQTLSATDSLPETEGNA, encoded by the coding sequence ATGAACCAGCAACAATACCATCCGTGGCTCTTTCGCATCGCACTGGCGACCACCGTCGCTACGCTGCCACTGATGATTATGGGCGGACACGTTACTACCGAAGGCTACGGCATGGCCGTCGATGGCTGGCCCGGATCCGACGGACAGAACATGTTTACGTACCCCGTCTTCGGGCTCCCCACGGATAAGTTTTTTGAGCATGTGCACCGACTGCTGGGAACACTGGTGGGCTTCCTGTCCATCATCCTGGTGATCGTCGCCTTCAAAGTGCAACCGCAAAAATGGATTCGCAAGGTTGCGATCGCTGTCCTGATCTGCGTGATCATCCAAGGCATTCTGGGTGGTACACGCGTGACAGAAAACAGCGTCGGACTGGCGATGTCACACGGACTGTTCGCCGCCTGCGTCTTCACCCTGATGGCATTCCTCACCATGGCAACCGGCAAACGCTGGATCGAAAACAGCAACGATCCTCCCGAGCTTGCCCCAGGCTACGGACGCCGCCTGGCGATCACGGTCCCGCTAGTCGTCCTCTTTCAGTATTTCCTGGGAGGCTTCCTGAGCCACTTCAAAGTCGGCCTGCATCCCCACATGAGCTTTGCCTTGGTGGTCCTGGTTTTTGTGATTATCGAATTCCGCACGGCCCGCAAGACAGGAATTAAATGGCTGAAACGCCCTGCCATGGGTATGCTGCATCTGGGAATCTTCCAGATCATGCTCGGCATCGGCGCCTGGCTGACCCGGTTCGGACTCCCCGCTGCCGGAATTATCGGTGAACCCGGCTCCCTGCAACAGTCGCTGTTCCGCACCGCGCACCTGATCACGGGGATTCTGTTCCTGATGACCACCACCCTGTATTCAGTCCGGGTCTTCCGGCTGCACCAGTTAAATAAAAATCGTTCGTCAGAGCAAACTCTCTCTGCTACTGATTCCTTACCTGAGACTGAAGGTAATGCCTGA
- the cyoE gene encoding heme o synthase: protein MSTTQQSYIAVEEPKAAARPISLARLADYLELTKPRISTMALISVALGYTLGSAHSWSLLPLIHALFGIGLVAVGCNSLNQLLEIKSDQLMPRTTGRPLPSGRLSVSEVLVFGILCALIGIFYLALMVNLLTAFLSMLTLVLYVVVYTPLKRCTSFCTTIGAIPGAMPPILGWTAAGGNLNTASFSIFAIMFLWQFPHFLAIAWLYRHQYHQAGLKMLPAADPRPRMIGWMCVIYATLLIPVSLLPQYVSLAGSVYSGVALVLGIAYLIFSIRFLGNETRKTARELIWCSLIYLPVLLITLTWDRLQLFN, encoded by the coding sequence ATGTCTACGACTCAACAATCTTATATCGCCGTTGAAGAACCGAAAGCCGCAGCCCGGCCCATCAGCCTGGCACGGCTCGCCGATTACCTCGAACTGACGAAGCCCCGCATTTCGACAATGGCGTTGATCTCCGTTGCCCTGGGTTACACCCTGGGGAGCGCCCATTCCTGGTCGCTGCTCCCGCTGATCCACGCCCTGTTCGGCATCGGACTGGTCGCCGTAGGCTGTAACTCACTCAATCAGCTGCTGGAAATCAAAAGCGATCAACTGATGCCCCGCACCACAGGTCGCCCGCTTCCCTCCGGACGACTCTCCGTCTCCGAAGTGCTGGTGTTCGGCATCCTCTGTGCCCTGATCGGCATCTTCTATCTCGCATTGATGGTCAATCTGCTGACCGCGTTTCTGTCCATGCTGACGCTGGTGCTCTACGTTGTGGTTTACACGCCGCTCAAACGCTGCACCTCGTTCTGTACCACCATCGGAGCCATCCCCGGCGCCATGCCCCCGATCCTGGGCTGGACCGCTGCCGGCGGAAATCTGAATACCGCGTCCTTCTCCATTTTTGCCATCATGTTCCTCTGGCAGTTCCCGCACTTCCTGGCGATCGCCTGGCTGTACCGCCATCAGTATCACCAGGCCGGGCTCAAAATGCTGCCCGCCGCTGATCCCCGACCACGCATGATTGGCTGGATGTGCGTGATTTATGCCACCCTCCTGATTCCCGTCAGCCTCCTGCCACAGTACGTCTCTCTGGCCGGCAGCGTCTATTCCGGCGTCGCGCTGGTGCTGGGAATCGCTTACCTGATCTTCTCGATCCGCTTCCTGGGCAATGAAACCCGTAAGACCGCCCGGGAGCTGATCTGGTGTTCGCTGATCTATCTCCCCGTGCTGCTGATCACCCTCACCTGGGATCGCCTGCAGCTGTTTAACTGA
- a CDS encoding cytochrome c oxidase subunit 3 translates to MSHESNSPQYRMGLPIPHSKLGMWLFLATEIMFFSAFIGAYIVLRAGSPGWPTDPDVTHLRIWAGGLNTFVLILSSYFVVMALEGMKAQNFSKARKYLLLTFVLGCLFLGIKSYEYSGKFKYDILPGHIPETPQMAIDKSMREMKQVIDNRAIALSGVKDPEKTEPTEDAESVEEAGVTDEKTEAIVPPVEELRQQLQTELSAEDTPAARKKELQAYFDLETEYRKLNNQALEESITVPEMNKALDTLRENPEYGSLLAPVHHLQPIIYGNLFASVYFLLTGFHALHVIIGMLLFAIVLVQGKRLCEKWNDYVENIGLYWHFVDLVWIFLFPLIYIL, encoded by the coding sequence ATGAGTCACGAAAGTAATTCGCCACAATACCGCATGGGACTTCCCATTCCACATTCCAAACTGGGCATGTGGCTCTTTCTGGCGACCGAGATCATGTTCTTTTCCGCGTTCATCGGGGCCTACATCGTCCTGCGTGCCGGCTCTCCCGGTTGGCCCACCGACCCCGACGTGACCCACCTGCGGATCTGGGCCGGCGGACTGAATACCTTCGTCCTGATTCTCTCCAGTTACTTCGTCGTCATGGCCCTCGAAGGGATGAAGGCCCAAAACTTCTCCAAGGCACGCAAATACCTGCTGCTGACCTTCGTTCTGGGTTGTCTCTTCCTGGGAATCAAATCCTACGAGTACTCAGGCAAATTCAAATACGATATTCTCCCCGGACACATTCCCGAAACGCCTCAAATGGCCATCGACAAATCGATGCGGGAAATGAAGCAGGTCATCGACAACCGCGCCATCGCCCTGTCAGGCGTCAAGGATCCGGAAAAAACCGAACCCACCGAAGACGCGGAATCGGTCGAAGAAGCCGGTGTCACCGATGAAAAAACCGAAGCCATCGTTCCCCCGGTCGAAGAGCTCCGCCAACAGCTGCAGACAGAACTCTCAGCCGAAGACACACCGGCAGCCCGCAAAAAAGAACTCCAGGCCTACTTCGATCTCGAGACTGAATACCGCAAACTGAATAACCAGGCACTCGAAGAATCGATCACCGTTCCCGAAATGAACAAAGCCCTGGATACCCTGAGAGAAAACCCCGAATACGGTTCTCTCCTGGCCCCCGTGCATCATCTGCAACCCATTATTTATGGCAACCTCTTCGCTTCCGTCTACTTCCTGCTCACCGGCTTTCACGCACTGCATGTCATCATCGGCATGCTCCTGTTCGCGATTGTCCTCGTCCAGGGAAAACGACTCTGCGAAAAGTGGAATGACTATGTCGAAAACATCGGCCTCTACTGGCACTTCGTCGACCTGGTCTGGATCTTCCTGTTCCCGTTGATTTACATCCTTTGA
- a CDS encoding cytochrome C oxidase subunit IV family protein, producing MSQEPAHPASSIYTKIFYALCFCTVLSILFDIIDLREKNVVGIKGVILLAFLVLAVACAKALFVLIYFMHLKFEGKWKYVLLSPTIILAMGLTIAMTPDIGIHYYTSEAPQIDYLEQAQQASADTAPDQPETSHVE from the coding sequence ATGTCCCAAGAACCAGCTCATCCCGCCTCCAGCATCTACACGAAGATCTTCTACGCCCTCTGCTTCTGCACCGTGCTCTCGATTCTTTTCGATATCATCGATCTGCGTGAGAAAAATGTGGTCGGCATCAAGGGTGTCATCCTGCTGGCGTTCCTCGTGCTCGCCGTCGCCTGTGCCAAAGCTCTGTTCGTGCTGATCTACTTCATGCACCTCAAGTTTGAAGGCAAATGGAAATACGTTCTGCTCAGCCCGACGATCATCCTCGCCATGGGGCTGACCATCGCCATGACCCCCGATATCGGCATTCATTACTACACCAGTGAAGCCCCCCAGATTGATTACCTGGAACAGGCACAGCAGGCCTCAGCCGACACTGCGCCCGACCAGCCCGAAACGAGTCATGTTGAGTAA
- a CDS encoding ABC transporter ATP-binding protein: MLSNTPPQETARASRIVVQDISHHYGQRRALNQLSFEVHTGEIFGLLGPNGGGKTTLFRLLSTLLPLQAGSAEIAGLDLATRSQEIRNLIGVTFQSPSLDGKLTVQENLKHQAHLYGISGALMRDRIANALSRLGLTDRKGDLAESLSGGLKRRVEIAKGLLHSPRVLLLDEPSTGLDPGARHDLWKYLKQLQQENGVTILITTHLMEEAEHCDRLGILNRGELVTCGTPDELRASVGGDCLTIQAEHPDELARLITEKFGVSPQRINASLRLEHPRGHEFLKDLIDAFPDQVTSVSLGKPTLEDVFIHETGHQFWQAEESE, encoded by the coding sequence ATGTTGAGTAACACGCCCCCGCAGGAAACCGCCCGCGCGTCGCGGATTGTCGTGCAGGATATCTCGCACCATTACGGGCAACGCCGCGCCTTGAACCAGCTCAGTTTCGAAGTCCACACCGGCGAAATCTTCGGTCTGCTGGGTCCGAACGGCGGCGGAAAAACCACACTCTTTCGCCTGCTCTCGACCCTGCTCCCCCTGCAGGCCGGATCTGCGGAAATCGCGGGACTCGACCTGGCCACCCGATCGCAGGAAATCCGTAACCTGATCGGCGTCACTTTTCAGTCACCCAGCCTGGACGGCAAACTCACGGTCCAGGAAAACCTCAAACACCAGGCTCACCTGTATGGCATCTCCGGAGCCCTCATGCGGGACCGCATCGCCAATGCCCTGTCCCGCCTGGGTCTGACCGACCGCAAAGGGGATCTGGCGGAATCCCTCTCGGGCGGCCTCAAGCGGCGCGTGGAAATCGCCAAGGGCCTGCTGCACTCTCCCCGTGTACTCCTGCTCGATGAACCCAGCACCGGCCTCGACCCCGGCGCCCGGCATGATCTCTGGAAATACCTCAAACAACTCCAGCAGGAGAACGGCGTCACCATCCTGATCACCACACACCTCATGGAAGAAGCAGAACACTGTGACCGCCTGGGAATTTTAAACCGGGGCGAACTCGTCACCTGTGGTACTCCCGACGAATTGCGGGCTTCGGTTGGCGGCGACTGTCTGACCATCCAGGCCGAGCATCCCGACGAACTCGCCCGACTCATCACTGAGAAGTTCGGCGTTTCCCCACAGCGCATCAACGCCAGCCTCCGACTGGAACACCCCCGCGGACACGAATTCCTCAAAGATCTGATCGACGCCTTTCCCGACCAGGTCACTTCCGTTTCCCTGGGCAAACCGACGCTGGAAGATGTCTTCATCCATGAAACCGGTCACCAGTTCTGGCAGGCGGAGGAATCGGAATGA
- a CDS encoding ABC transporter permease: MNQNMPAVHKPAFVLPILTLAHREVVRFVRQRTRVIGALIQPVLFWILFGAGLRGSFQAPAWAPAGMTYQEYFFPGVAVMILMFTAIFSTISIIEDRKEGFLQGVLVAPVPRTSIVLGKLLGGTILAVLQAVLFLFLGPLLNLVGLAPDFETGVTLAGLIPLILFLFLLGFSLTALGYLIAWPMESTQGFHAIMSVFLMPMWLLSGSFFPAGDSGWLSWIIRANPLTYGVTGLRRILSSAETLPTAPGNPSMIVCLTVTAVVCIIYVVLAIWMTGKRATRNAR, from the coding sequence ATGAATCAGAACATGCCCGCTGTCCACAAACCCGCGTTCGTCCTGCCGATCCTGACACTCGCCCACCGCGAGGTCGTCCGCTTTGTCAGACAGCGCACCCGCGTCATCGGGGCTCTGATCCAACCGGTCCTGTTCTGGATCCTCTTCGGAGCCGGACTCCGCGGCTCGTTCCAGGCCCCCGCCTGGGCGCCCGCCGGCATGACCTACCAGGAATACTTCTTCCCCGGCGTCGCCGTGATGATTTTGATGTTCACCGCCATCTTCTCCACGATCTCAATCATTGAAGACCGCAAAGAAGGCTTCCTGCAGGGCGTACTCGTCGCGCCGGTTCCCCGCACCTCGATCGTCCTGGGCAAGCTGCTGGGCGGCACGATTCTGGCCGTTTTACAAGCTGTCCTGTTCCTTTTCCTGGGACCTTTGCTGAATCTCGTCGGACTGGCTCCCGACTTTGAAACAGGTGTCACCCTCGCTGGTCTGATCCCTCTGATTCTGTTTCTGTTCCTGCTCGGCTTCAGTCTGACCGCTTTAGGCTACCTCATCGCCTGGCCCATGGAATCGACTCAGGGCTTTCACGCCATCATGTCGGTCTTCCTGATGCCCATGTGGCTGCTCTCAGGCTCCTTTTTCCCCGCGGGCGATTCGGGCTGGCTCTCGTGGATCATTCGCGCCAACCCCTTAACCTACGGCGTCACCGGTCTCCGTCGGATTCTGTCATCTGCAGAAACGCTCCCGACAGCCCCCGGCAATCCGTCAATGATTGTCTGCCTGACCGTCACCGCCGTCGTGTGTATAATCTATGTAGTTCTTGCCATCTGGATGACCGGAAAGCGGGCCACCCGTAACGCCCGTTGA
- a CDS encoding DUF420 domain-containing protein, whose amino-acid sequence MTETPNKPPRRIPLILTISLWVLVAVSAFATWQLKKQSDLALEQRKAEQAAQAEAEKNMEETEEVSVKGPIWPQAGIEDFKLTERSGKTITKKDLLGKPWVACFVFTRCAGPCPRVSGQFYQLQKDLKDLDFRLVTITVDPNHDTPEVLSQYAELMGADPEKWLFLTGDQKEIFHLIEKSFLMPVEENVGPARKPGFEVIHTTNVMLVGPDGRVLQKFNAVNDAEMAELRREVRKLVKAESKDKTDSEKKAEAPAKEEPKPVAKPPAKAGMISLSTLLFPLLLAQSETESAPAAPAEPVVVETETVETVTAASPAGQAPDWVMQLPTINAALNGLATILLMVGYGFIRKGEREKHKKTMLTAFGTSVLFLVFYLIYHFALQSYTGDASRKFQGEGLIRPVYYFILITHVVLAAAVPVLAWMTIRRGLKQQWEAHRRIAKITFPIWLYVSITGVVIYFMLYHLPGAA is encoded by the coding sequence ATGACTGAAACACCAAACAAACCTCCCCGCCGCATTCCCCTGATTCTGACGATTTCACTCTGGGTTCTCGTCGCCGTCAGTGCCTTCGCCACCTGGCAGCTCAAGAAGCAGAGCGACCTGGCCCTCGAACAGCGCAAAGCCGAACAGGCAGCCCAGGCTGAGGCGGAAAAAAACATGGAAGAGACTGAAGAGGTCAGTGTCAAAGGTCCCATCTGGCCCCAAGCAGGTATCGAAGATTTCAAGCTCACCGAACGCAGTGGCAAAACCATCACGAAGAAAGACCTGCTGGGAAAACCCTGGGTCGCCTGCTTCGTCTTCACCCGCTGCGCCGGTCCCTGCCCCCGCGTCTCCGGTCAGTTCTACCAGCTGCAGAAAGATCTCAAAGACCTCGACTTCCGCCTGGTCACGATTACGGTCGACCCCAATCATGACACTCCCGAAGTCCTCTCTCAATACGCCGAGCTGATGGGCGCCGATCCCGAGAAATGGCTCTTCCTCACCGGCGACCAGAAAGAGATCTTCCACCTCATCGAAAAAAGTTTTCTGATGCCTGTGGAGGAAAATGTCGGTCCTGCCCGCAAGCCTGGCTTTGAAGTCATTCACACCACCAACGTGATGCTCGTTGGCCCCGATGGCCGCGTACTCCAGAAGTTCAACGCCGTCAACGACGCCGAAATGGCCGAGCTCCGCCGCGAAGTCCGCAAGCTCGTCAAAGCAGAATCGAAAGACAAAACAGACTCTGAGAAGAAAGCAGAAGCACCAGCCAAAGAAGAACCCAAGCCAGTCGCAAAGCCTCCGGCCAAAGCGGGTATGATCTCTTTGAGCACCTTACTGTTCCCTCTGCTGCTGGCACAGTCTGAAACCGAATCCGCCCCCGCTGCCCCTGCGGAGCCGGTCGTAGTCGAAACGGAAACCGTCGAGACTGTTACCGCAGCAAGCCCAGCAGGTCAGGCTCCCGACTGGGTCATGCAACTCCCTACCATCAACGCGGCCCTGAATGGTCTGGCCACGATTCTACTGATGGTCGGCTACGGATTCATCCGCAAAGGGGAACGGGAGAAACACAAGAAAACGATGCTCACCGCGTTTGGCACATCGGTCCTGTTTCTGGTCTTCTATCTGATCTACCACTTTGCCCTGCAGAGTTACACCGGCGATGCCTCCCGTAAATTTCAGGGAGAAGGCCTGATTCGCCCCGTGTATTATTTCATTCTGATCACCCACGTGGTCCTGGCCGCCGCGGTGCCTGTTCTCGCCTGGATGACCATCCGCCGCGGACTCAAACAGCAGTGGGAAGCACACCGCCGCATCGCCAAAATCACATTTCCGATCTGGCTGTATGTCTCCATCACCGGCGTGGTGATCTATTTTATGCTTTATCATCTGCCCGGGGCCGCCTGA